A single region of the Deltaproteobacteria bacterium genome encodes:
- a CDS encoding response regulator transcription factor has product MPRVRILVADDHALVREGIIAILKLHEDLEVAGEAADGKEAVQKAMKLRPDIVLMDIAMPGLGGLEATIEIRKAQPDVKILVLSQYDDKEYVNRLLTAGVSGYILKHAVGTDLVSAIRAVARGDSYLYPAITSSLIDDYLSGRDVSLTDPYDRLTDRERQVLKLIAEGHTHKEIAGLLDISAKTVIAHYTNVQEKLEIRNRAELIKFALRRGIIR; this is encoded by the coding sequence ATGCCGAGGGTCAGGATCCTGGTCGCGGACGACCACGCGCTGGTGCGGGAGGGGATCATCGCCATCCTGAAGCTCCACGAGGACCTGGAAGTCGCGGGAGAGGCGGCGGACGGGAAGGAGGCGGTCCAGAAGGCGATGAAGCTCCGTCCGGACATCGTCCTGATGGACATCGCGATGCCCGGGCTGGGCGGCCTCGAGGCGACCATCGAAATCCGGAAGGCGCAGCCCGACGTCAAGATCCTCGTGTTGAGCCAGTACGACGACAAGGAATACGTGAACCGCCTGCTGACGGCCGGGGTGTCGGGGTACATCCTGAAGCACGCGGTCGGGACGGACCTCGTCTCGGCGATTCGCGCGGTGGCGCGGGGGGATTCGTACCTGTATCCGGCGATCACCTCCTCCCTGATCGACGATTACCTGAGCGGGAGGGACGTCTCCCTGACGGACCCCTACGACCGGCTGACCGACCGCGAACGGCAGGTGCTGAAGCTGATCGCCGAGGGACACACCCACAAGGAGATCGCGGGGCTTTTGGACATCAGCGCCAAGACGGTCATCGCCCACTACACCAACGTCCAGGAAAAACTCGAGATCCGGAACCGCGCCGAGCTCATCAAGTTCGCGCTGCGGAGGGGGATCATCCGGTAG
- a CDS encoding TRAP transporter substrate-binding protein yields the protein MKAKLVRYLLLAAFLGVVFSVPSPVHSDAVIKLTYANFPPAATFPCVQMERWAKEVEKRTGGKVKVQTFPGGTLLPAKNILDGVISGVADIGNFAMSYQPGRFPVSEVVDLPLGFTSSRVASLTLYDLVEKYQPKEFDKVKILTLFTCPPTNFMTKVPVKSLADLKGLELRVAGTSAEVVKRLGGIPVAMPQSETPEAIQKGVVKGMVSSMEILQDFKFAAYTPYATVANLPVVTFAVVMNKDKWNSLPADVKKILDDMRREQAQWTGEYVDNHVKEALAWSKKNHSHQLFTLPASEAETVKSLLKPIIDDYTKRVTAQGLPAAQILADALAFKKKHEQQGR from the coding sequence ATGAAAGCGAAGCTCGTCCGGTATCTGCTCCTGGCGGCGTTTCTCGGTGTCGTGTTCTCCGTCCCGTCCCCCGTCCATTCGGACGCCGTGATCAAGCTGACCTACGCCAACTTCCCCCCGGCGGCCACCTTCCCCTGCGTCCAGATGGAGCGGTGGGCCAAGGAGGTCGAAAAAAGGACGGGCGGGAAGGTGAAGGTGCAGACCTTCCCCGGCGGAACGCTCCTTCCCGCCAAGAACATCCTCGACGGGGTCATCTCGGGGGTGGCCGACATCGGCAATTTCGCCATGAGCTACCAGCCGGGCCGCTTCCCGGTATCCGAGGTGGTGGACCTGCCCCTCGGGTTCACCAGCTCCCGGGTGGCCAGCCTCACCCTCTACGATCTCGTGGAGAAGTACCAGCCGAAGGAGTTCGACAAGGTGAAGATCCTCACGCTCTTCACCTGCCCCCCGACCAACTTCATGACCAAGGTTCCCGTGAAGTCGCTGGCGGACCTCAAAGGGCTGGAACTGCGCGTCGCCGGGACCAGCGCCGAGGTCGTGAAGCGCCTGGGCGGTATCCCGGTCGCCATGCCCCAGTCCGAGACCCCCGAGGCGATCCAGAAGGGGGTCGTGAAGGGGATGGTGTCCTCGATGGAGATCCTCCAGGACTTCAAGTTCGCCGCCTACACGCCGTACGCCACCGTCGCGAACCTCCCGGTCGTCACGTTCGCGGTCGTGATGAACAAGGACAAGTGGAACTCCCTCCCGGCGGACGTGAAGAAGATCCTGGACGACATGCGGCGCGAGCAGGCGCAGTGGACCGGCGAATACGTCGACAACCACGTGAAGGAGGCGCTCGCCTGGTCGAAGAAGAACCACAGCCACCAGCTGTTCACCCTTCCGGCTTCGGAGGCCGAAACCGTGAAATCCCTCCTGAAGCCGATCATCGACGATTACACGAAGCGGGTGACGGCGCAGGGGCTCCCGGCCGCACAGATCCTGGCCGACGCGCTGGCGTTCAAGAAGAAGCACGAGCAGCAGGGCAGGTAG
- a CDS encoding TRAP transporter small permease, which produces MERLSELLRKVLLVAGGVSLLLLTLLATLNVALRIFRVPVGGTYEVVSFLGAIVTAGALGYTQKRKDHIVVDILSDRFPDPLKRVADRVSHVLMLVLFSIVSWQTLVYGKRLAATGELSETLKIAYYPFVFAVSIGFAVLSLTILLDLAESFWTGKEKR; this is translated from the coding sequence CTGGAACGGTTATCCGAACTGCTGCGCAAGGTCCTCCTGGTCGCCGGGGGCGTCTCGCTCCTGCTGTTGACGCTCCTGGCGACCCTGAACGTGGCCCTCCGGATCTTCCGTGTCCCGGTCGGCGGGACGTACGAGGTGGTCTCCTTCCTCGGCGCGATCGTAACGGCCGGCGCCCTCGGCTACACGCAGAAGCGGAAGGACCACATCGTCGTCGACATCCTTTCCGATAGATTCCCCGACCCGTTGAAGCGGGTCGCCGACCGGGTCAGCCACGTCCTGATGCTGGTCCTCTTCTCGATCGTCTCCTGGCAGACCCTGGTGTACGGAAAGCGCCTGGCCGCCACCGGCGAGCTCTCCGAAACGCTGAAGATCGCCTACTACCCGTTCGTGTTCGCGGTCTCCATCGGTTTCGCCGTCCTGTCGCTCACCATCCTCCTCGATCTGGCGGAGAGTTTCTGGACCGGCAAGGAGAAGCGTTGA
- a CDS encoding TRAP transporter large permease — MSGPVVGVLGILAMFLVLFVLRIPAAFTMALVGFLGIAWVTSIDAAFSMVGTEMWNIFSSYGLTVIPLFILVGEIVHYAGYNFSLYDATYKWFGHFRGGLAMTTIMASAAFSAISGSNTATAATMSAVAIPAMKEYNYHPMLNAGSVAAGATLGVLIPPSIVLVVYGLYTGQSIGKLFFGNIIPSAILTVAILGTVVWICRMHPDWGAAGPRFGWKERMKALPEAIDVLVLFGIIMYALFTGVVTATEAAAVSCFLGYAICLARRKLSWKKFVDSMTDTLRISCMVFMIVAGAVIFARFLTVTRLPFETAEWIRTLALPKWMVLWVILLCYIVGGCVMDALAFLLVSLPIFYPLVIQLGYDPIWFGQVITIVTTMGSIMPPIGICCYVVSGMSGIPLSTVFRGSFYYVPSYIVSIVILMISPYWTVLVLSDLVK, encoded by the coding sequence TTGAGCGGTCCCGTCGTCGGCGTCCTCGGCATCCTCGCGATGTTCCTGGTCCTGTTCGTCCTGCGGATCCCCGCGGCGTTCACGATGGCGCTGGTCGGATTCCTGGGGATCGCCTGGGTGACCTCCATCGACGCCGCGTTCTCCATGGTGGGGACCGAGATGTGGAACATCTTCTCCAGCTACGGGCTGACGGTGATCCCGCTGTTCATCCTGGTGGGGGAGATCGTCCATTACGCCGGGTACAACTTCAGCCTCTACGACGCGACCTACAAGTGGTTCGGCCATTTCCGCGGCGGGCTCGCGATGACCACGATCATGGCGTCGGCCGCCTTTTCGGCCATCTCCGGCTCGAACACCGCCACGGCGGCGACGATGAGCGCCGTCGCCATCCCCGCGATGAAGGAGTACAACTACCACCCGATGCTGAACGCGGGTTCCGTCGCCGCGGGGGCCACGCTGGGGGTCCTGATCCCTCCATCGATCGTGCTCGTGGTGTACGGGCTCTACACCGGGCAGTCGATCGGCAAGCTCTTCTTCGGGAACATCATTCCGAGCGCCATCCTGACCGTCGCCATCCTCGGGACCGTCGTCTGGATCTGCCGCATGCACCCGGACTGGGGGGCGGCCGGCCCGAGATTCGGCTGGAAGGAGCGGATGAAGGCGCTCCCCGAGGCGATCGACGTCCTGGTGCTGTTCGGGATCATCATGTACGCGCTGTTCACGGGGGTGGTGACCGCGACCGAGGCCGCCGCGGTGAGCTGCTTCCTCGGCTACGCCATCTGCCTGGCGCGACGGAAGCTTTCGTGGAAGAAGTTCGTGGATTCGATGACGGACACCCTCCGGATCTCGTGCATGGTGTTCATGATCGTCGCCGGGGCCGTGATCTTCGCCCGCTTCCTGACGGTGACCCGCCTTCCGTTCGAGACCGCGGAGTGGATCCGGACCCTGGCGCTTCCGAAATGGATGGTCCTCTGGGTGATCCTGCTCTGCTACATCGTCGGCGGCTGCGTGATGGACGCCCTCGCGTTCCTGCTCGTCTCGCTGCCGATCTTCTACCCGCTGGTGATCCAGCTGGGGTACGACCCGATCTGGTTCGGGCAGGTGATCACGATCGTGACGACCATGGGGTCGATCATGCCCCCCATCGGCATCTGCTGCTACGTCGTGTCGGGGATGTCCGGCATCCCGCTTTCGACCGTCTTCCGGGGGAGCTTCTACTACGTCCCTTCCTACATCGTCTCGATCGTGATTCTCATGATATCCCCGTACTGGACGGTCCTCGTGCTGTCCGACCTCGTGAAGTAG